The DNA segment CGACATGGACGTCTACGACGCAGCGGCCCTCTCCGCCGTCTCACAACTGAGCGAACGCTCTATAGAAAACAAAGGCGAATCAGTAAACTTCCCAGACTTCACTAGAGGAATGTGGCGTAAACCAAGAGAACTGCAAGTCCAAAAAGACGCATAAAATCTGACTACTTAACTTAGGCTGAAGTCTACTCATCTGCAAAAAGTTTTTTTTGTTGCGGCGCCTGATGGCGACACATCAATGCCGTATAATGGTTTATGTCTTTTAAGCATTCGTTGAGGTTTCCGCAAACCCATAAAGACTTGAAAAGCGCACAAGATCTTGCTTGGCAGTTGAATGATTTTTTGGGATTGAATTCAATATCTGTAAATGCATCGAATTTAAGCAGTTGGTAACTCAGATCCGGGTTTTGTTTCAGAGCCTGTAAATAAAGCCAGTCATAGAAAAGTGTTTTGGGTTCAAGTGGCCAGTCTTTATCATTAAAACTGAATTTAATCAGTTTGCCCGAGTCCCTGAGCCTTGGGTCACGTTTAGCTTTATTT comes from the Anaerohalosphaera lusitana genome and includes:
- a CDS encoding DarT1-associated NADAR antitoxin family protein, with amino-acid sequence MAIRPLFIPWPKEKTVITENLQFKWHPGFAVTQKQKSIKSLHDQATSQGYADVLEVSRKSKNKLGRDLSAFNLKIKIGSTDRFITVEAAFQGSKVFESGGPYRDIFGVEGNKAKRDPRLRDSGKLIKFSFNDKDWPLEPKTLFYDWLYLQALKQNPDLSYQLLKFDAFTDIEFNPKKSFNCQARSCALFKSLWVCGNLNECLKDINHYTALMCRHQAPQQKKLFADE